A window of the Diabrotica undecimpunctata isolate CICGRU chromosome 1, icDiaUnde3, whole genome shotgun sequence genome harbors these coding sequences:
- the LOC140433897 gene encoding uncharacterized protein encodes MNSYLNKLNTKTSQQLVLNVLEYFELEKVNGGPLEPFSSVQQRVAAALKISRRTVCTIIKRKENNHILSKPSKSRPRRKNKTTDLSEGSKMAVRNTVYDMYQQKKHVTLQSISNELRDKEVASWFFKRICY; translated from the exons ATGAATTCTTACCTTAATAAATTGAACACGAAG ACTTCTCAGCAACTTGTGTTGAATGTGTTGGAGTATTttgaattagaaaaagtaaatggagggcctttggagccattttcatctgttcaacag agagtagctgctgcattaaaaatatcacgacgaacagtatgtacaattattaaaaggaaagaaaataatcaCATTCTTTCAAAGCCAAGCAAAAGTAGACCTCGTCGGAAAAACAAAACAACTGATCTATCTGAGGGATCAAAAATGGCAGTGCGTAATACAGTATACGACATGTACCAACAAA agaaacatgttaCTCTGCAAAGTATAAGTAATGAATTAAGGGATAAAGAAGTTGCAAGCTGGTTCTTCAAAAGGATTTGTTACTGA